TCGCCAAATAGTCATTCAGTTGAAAAAATAAATTAACGCCGATGCTAAAATTGGATGCGTAAAAAAAGCCTTGTTTTTTTTCTTGACAGCTATTTTTGATGTTTTCCATTTCATCCAACCAACCTGTAGTACCTACTACCACAGGAATATTCGCATTAAAACATTTTAAAATATTTCCAACGGCGCTGTTGGGAGTACTAAATTCAATCGCTACATCGGCTTGAAAAAATAATTTTTCGGACGTATTTTTTTGATCGGAAGAATTTATTTTTAAAATAACTTCGTGTCCGCGTTCAATGGCAATTTGCTCGATTTCTCGTCCCATTTTTCCGTATCCGAACAAAATTATTTTCATGGATGCGAAGTTATAATTTTAGACTTATCGTGAAACCGCTTGCTGCTGTATTTTTAGAAAAATTAACAATATTGATATAAGGTTGCACGCGAAGTGTGAGATTATCGCTCACATCAAACGTGAAAAATTGAGCATCTACATTGGCATCTACTAAATTTAAAACATACAATAATCCCGCGCAGATAATGGATAAATCTCGGTATTTATGGTAGTAATTATCCAGCGTCAATAAATTGTCTTGCGTATACAAAGGATAATTATCAGGAATACCGTTGCTTCGATTATAATAAGCTTGTTTGTAAATGGAATACTTGTGTTGATTGAAAGAAATAGCATAAGCGATGCCTGCAAAACCTGCATAAATAATGGGAATTTTCCAATATTTTTTATTATATGCTTGTCCTAATCCCGGACAAATGGCTGAAAATAAAAGTGCTTTTTTAGGCGAATGCGCTGGTTTTTCAGTTTCGATAATCGTATCTGTTTTTACTTTTAAAGTGTCTTGATTTTGTGCACTTACCTTGCTAAACGGACAAACCGATAGCATCATCAGCAAAAAGAAAAAAAGTGCTGTCGAAAAATTATTTTTTCGAACGTGTTTTTTAGAGGTCAAAAAAATCGAGGATTCGTGATAAATCTGTTTCTGATTCGAAGTGAAAAATTATTTTTCCTTTGCCTTTATTGTCGCGTTTAAAATCCACTTTTGTTTTAGTAGTTTGCGCTAAATCATTTCCTATTTTTTGTTCCTGAAAAGAAAGCGGCGCCGCAATTTTTTTTATGGTAGAATTTATTTTCTCCAGTTTATTTCCTTTCGCCATTTCTTCTACTTGCCTTACAGAAAGGTCGTTTTCGATGATTTCACGATAAATATCTAATTGTGTTTTTTCATTTTCGATGTTAATCAAAGCGCGTGCATGTCCCATCGCAATTTTTTTATCGCGAATACCCAATTGAATTTCGGGAGGAAGTTTTAACAGTCGTAAGTAATTGGTAATGGTAGAGCGTTGTTTGCTTACTTTTTCGCTCAATGCTTCTTGTGTTAAATTGCATTCATCAATCAAACGTTTGTAGCTCAAAGCCACTTCCACAGCATCTAAATTTTCGCGCTGAATGTTCTCCACCAATGCCATTTCCAACATCGCTTGATCGTTCGCGATGCGGATGTATGCAGGAATTTCAGTTAATCCGGCAATTTGCGAAGCTTTAAACCTGCGCTCGCCAGAAATCAATTGGAATTTATCGTAACCCAATTTACGAACCGTAATTGGCTGAATAATGCCGTGTTGTTTGATAGATTCCGCTAATTCGAGCAAGGCTTCTTTTTCAAAATGCGTTCTCGGTTGAAAGGGATTTGTTTCAATATTTTTTATCGGCAAAACGGATATGGAGCTTGCCAATCCTGATTTTTCGCCTTCGTATTTAGTGGTAATATCGGTTTTTGCATTTTCCAATAAGGCACCTAATCCTCTTCCCAATGCTTGTCTTTTTACGCTCATGTTCTGATTTGTTTCTGTCGTAAAATTAATTTTTTCCGGTAACATCAATAATTTTTTCTGAATCGCTCATACGTGTTAAATCAT
This genomic stretch from Bacteroidia bacterium harbors:
- a CDS encoding ParB/RepB/Spo0J family partition protein, translated to MSVKRQALGRGLGALLENAKTDITTKYEGEKSGLASSISVLPIKNIETNPFQPRTHFEKEALLELAESIKQHGIIQPITVRKLGYDKFQLISGERRFKASQIAGLTEIPAYIRIANDQAMLEMALVENIQRENLDAVEVALSYKRLIDECNLTQEALSEKVSKQRSTITNYLRLLKLPPEIQLGIRDKKIAMGHARALINIENEKTQLDIYREIIENDLSVRQVEEMAKGNKLEKINSTIKKIAAPLSFQEQKIGNDLAQTTKTKVDFKRDNKGKGKIIFHFESETDLSRILDFFDL
- a CDS encoding DUF5683 domain-containing protein, which gives rise to MTSKKHVRKNNFSTALFFFLLMMLSVCPFSKVSAQNQDTLKVKTDTIIETEKPAHSPKKALLFSAICPGLGQAYNKKYWKIPIIYAGFAGIAYAISFNQHKYSIYKQAYYNRSNGIPDNYPLYTQDNLLTLDNYYHKYRDLSIICAGLLYVLNLVDANVDAQFFTFDVSDNLTLRVQPYINIVNFSKNTAASGFTISLKL